One genomic segment of Drosophila melanogaster chromosome 3R includes these proteins:
- the HDAC3 gene encoding histone deacetylase 3, which translates to MTDRRVSYFYNADVGNFHYGAGHPMKPQRLAVTHSLVMNYGLHKKMKIYRPYKASAQDMLRFHSDEYIAYLQQVTPQNIQCNSVAYTKYLAHFSVGEDCPVFDGLFDFCAMYTGASLEGAQKLNHNHSDICINWSGGLHHAKKFEASGFCYVNDIVIGILELLKYHPRVLYIDIDVHHGDGVQEAFYLTDRVMTASFHKYGNYFFPGTGDMYEIGAESGRYYSVNVPLKEGIDDQSYFQVFKPIISAIMDFYRPTAIVLQCGADSLAGDRLGCFSLSTKGHGECVKFVKELNVPTLVVGGGGYTLRNVARCWTHETSLLVDQDIENDLPATEYYDFFAPDFTLHPEINSRQDNANSKQYLELIVKHVYENLKMCQHSPSVQMVQTPPDVDLEELRSNREEASDPDVRISVADEDKLVDAKNEFYDGDQDQDKPDSAES; encoded by the exons ATGACGGACCGTAGGGTGTCGTACTTCTACAACGCGGACGTGGGCAACTTCCACTATGGAGCCGGGCATCCCATGAAGCCGCAACGCCTGGCGGTCACTCACAGCCTGGTAATGAACTACGGACTGCACAAGAAAATGAAGATCTACAGGCCGTACAA GGCCAGTGCGCAGGACATGCTCCGCTTCCACAGCGACGAGTACATCGCCTACTTACAGCAGGTGACTCCACAAAACATTCAGTGCAATT CCGTGGCCTATACGAAGTACCTGGCGCACTTCAGCGTAGGCGAGGACTGTCCCGTGTTCGATGGCCTCTTCGACTTCTGTGCAATGTACACGGGTGCCTCGCTGGAGGGAGCCCAGAAGCTGAACCACAACCACAGCGACATATGCATAAACTGGTCGGGCGGACTGCATCACGCCAAGAAGTTCGAGGCAAGCGGATTCTGCTACGTGAATGACATCGTCATCGGCATTCTGGAGCTGCTTAAGTACCATCCTCGGGTGCTCTACATCGACATCGATGTGCACCACGGCGACGGGGTGCAGGAGGCGTTCTACCTTACGGACCGAGTGATGACGGCTTCGTTCCACAAATACGGAAACTACTTTTTTCCCGGCACGGGAGACATGTACGAGATAGGCGCCGAATCGGGACGATACTACAGCGTTAATGTGCCGCTAAAGGAGGGCATTGATGACCAGAGCTATTTTCAGGTGTTCAAACCCATAATTTCTGCCATTATGGACTTCTACCGGCCCACGGCTATCGTTTTGCAGTGTGGCGCGGATTCACTAGCTGGAGATCGACTAGGTTGCTTCTCCCTGAGCACCAAGGGACATGGTGAGTGTGTCAAATTTGTGAAGGAACTGAACGTACCCACATTGGTGGTCGGAGGCGGTGGCTACACCTTACGGAACGTGGCCCGCTGCTGGACGCACGAGACCTCGCTGCTGGTGGACCAAGACATTGAAAATGACCTACCCGCCACCGAGTATTACGACTTTTTCGCCCCCGACTTTACACTCCATCCAGAGATTAACTCACGCCAAGATAATGCTAACTCAAAGCAGTATCTTGAACTCATCGTTAAGCATGTGTATGAAAACCTTAAGATGTGCCAGCACTCGCCCAGCGTCCAAATGGTGCAGACCCCGCCTGATGTGGACTTGGAGGAGCTGCGCAGCAACCGGGAGGAGGCGAGTGATCCCGACGTGCGAATATCCGTAGCCGATGAGGACAAGCTGGTTGATGCTAAGAACGAGTTCTACGACGGCGATCAGGACCAAGACAAGCCCGATTCGGCAGAAAGTTAG
- the CG45100 gene encoding uncharacterized protein: MLLGEYDTTRRLLFIVAVLLIVLYAKTYLLPGEDLVHN, encoded by the coding sequence ATGCTGTTGGGCGAATACGACACAACCCGGCGACTCCTTTTCATCGTGGCCGTTCTGCTGATTGTCCTGTATGCGAAGACGTACCTGCTGCCCGGCGAGGATTTGGTCCACAACTAG